The following nucleotide sequence is from Gammaproteobacteria bacterium.
GAACTTACACGTAATAAGTACCGTATTAGTTGAACTTGATTAACGGGTATATCAATATTCTCAAATGTTATTGGATCTGCACCCGATACTGTAATAGCAGACTCAACATCGTCACCAGTATTGATAATTCCGTCTGGCCCAGCTGTTATCAATAAAGCAGAGTTATCCACATAACTAAATCCACCAGGAATATTATCGACAACTCTTGTGCCAGTGAATGCAGCACCAGAACTATTTTCGATTTGTAGATTGTATTGAACAACATCACCAATACTTATTTCATCAGGTGTTGCTGTTTTTGTTAGCAAAACGGGTGCGGTAATTGCAGCGCAATTGGTTAGTGGAATATTATTATTTAGAACAATCGGATCACCAGCAGTAAAATCAAAACTGTCGTACCACGGTGTATTAGTAATTAAACTAAAGTCTGCTAAAAATCCTGCAACACCTTCGCCACTACCTAGAATGGTTGGATTAGGCCCACCCGTTCCATCAAAATCTAATGGGTCAACTAGTCTCGATGTGCTCAAAGCTGTTCCTGGAGGAACCATTATATTCATATTATATATGCCACCACCAGCAAACAAAGCTTGATATCTACCTGCTGAACCATCTTCAAGTAATGTCACAACGCCGCCGCCCGGTGGCGTGAAACTTACATTACCACCTGGAATAATTTGGCCTGTGGCTTCGCAATAAAAATAACCCAATGGATCACCTATCACTGTTAAGTCATCCGTTGCAGCTACTAAATTATTTCCAAGAGTTGTTTGTAGAGAATTAGCTGGAATAACATTTGTAGCAGTACCTTGTGCATTTGATGTTATATCAACTGCTATATCACAACCGCCCGATGGAATATTAGAACCAGACACATACCTAACAACTGAACTTGCACTTATATCAATTACACCTGGGCAGGTTGTTGCAGGATTCACAGCAAGTGCTGTCATCCCCGTTGGCATATTATCAACAAGGTCTGCCGTTAATGTGGCTGACCCTACATTCGAGTTACCTAAAGAAATGGTTAAAGTAGTTGGCGCATTTGCAACGATCGTATCTGGCACACAAGCTTTTGCAACACTAACTGCAGAGTCATCATTATTGATCGTACCAATACCTTGTGCATCATTTATTGTTGCATTTACCGGTGCGCTTACATTTACCAAGAAGGTTTCATTTGTCTCGACATTGGTATCACCATTTACATTTACCGTGATTGTAGTGCTGTTGGTTCCGGCCACAATGGTGCCGCTACCACCAGTAACTTGTACGTAGTCGGTATCCGCTAAGGTTGCTGTGCCGTCTACAGTATCAAACGTGAAATCGATGTTGTTCGCTGCATTGCCACCACCATCTACACTGACTGTGAAATTGTAAGCTGTGACACCAGCATTACCTTCCACTATTGTTACGTCATTGATACTTATAAATGATAATACTGGCGTGTTTAACGTGTCGGTGGTCGGACCTGGCACTTCCGTGCTGGTCACACTACCGGTGTTATCCACCGTGCCCGCATCCGATTCCGCTTGGCTCACCACATGCGTGCCGGTTAATACACAGGTCGCACTCGGTGCCAAGGTCACACAGGTATTACTGTTCGGCGTTAACAACGCATCACTGACCACAACATTATTCAACGTGGTGTTGCCATCGTTGGTGACCGTGACACTGTAAGTTAAGGTGTCATTCAAGGTGACCGTGGTGCTGGTGTCTTCATCGGCATTGCTATCCAAGGTCTTAACAATCGCTAAACTATTATCTTGGATCACTGGCGTGTTTAACGTGTCGGTGGTCGGACCTGGCACTTCCGTGCTGGTCACACTACCGGTGTTATCCACCGTGCCCGCATCCGATTCCGCTTGGCTCACCACATGCGTGCCGGTTAATACACAGGTCGCACTCGGTGCCAAGGTCACACAGGTATTACTGTTCGGCGTTAACAACGCATCACTGACCACAACATTATTCAACGTGGTGTTGCCATCGTTGGTGACCGTGACACTGTAAGTTAAGGTGTCATTCAAGGTGACCGTGGTGCTGGTGTCTTCATCGGCATTGCTATCCAAGGTCTTAACAATCGCTAAACTTGGCAAATCAAGATTATTACTATCAGTAGCAATGTTGTTACCAGCAGGATCAGTAACACCAACTGGAGCAGTAACAGTAGCCGTATTTACCAGTGGATCAGGAAATGCTGCATGAACTGGAAAAGAAATTAAGAAAAGAAATAATGAAAAAAAACATAAATATGCTTGCATGCACTTTTGTGCATGTCTGCAAGAATGATTTAATTTTCTGAGTTTTAACACTCGTTATTCCTTTAACGCGTTCATCAACCCACACTCGCCCGCCAACAATTTAGAAAAAACCTAAATTGCTACTCAAAAAATATTGAGCTATTCAAGTCGAGATGAGGCACTAATAATTGCTTCTGCATGCAGAGCAATTGACGTAAACAATTGACTTTTGAAGGAAATTCTATATCTCCTTGTTGAAGTCAATATTACGGCTATAGCGTCAAATTTTAGACGGTACAGGTCTCAAAACTAAGGAATCAGAGGGGTATAACCGATTTAGGAGGCCAATTTGGTGACAGACGGACTTAAGAAAATATTAACTTGATTTGACGATAAACTGTTGATTTGCAAGGACAAAAGGAGATTATTTTTAACAAAAAAACACAATTGTGTGTGGACGCGAAAAACTCTATATAATTCAATTATATACGAAAATTACAGAATAACTTTAGCTAGAAACTTAGTATTATTTCCATTTGATATTGCACCCAACACTAGGTTTCTGCTGAAGATTAAATTCTTTATCTTCAGTAATAGCGTCAAGAGCATGGCGTATATCTACACCTGTAACTGGGACATTATTACCTGGACGAGAATCATCAAGTTGACCTCGATATGCACACCTTAATTCTTTATCGAAAATATAAAAATCTGGTGTGCACGCTGCATCATAGGATTTTGCAACATCTTGGGTTTCATCATATAAATAGGGGAAGTTATAACCTAATGATTCTGCCTGTAGCTTCATCTTTTCTGGAGCATCCTCAGGATAGTTTTCTACGTCATTAGAGCTAATCGCAATCATACTAACTCCTCTTAGAGGGAGGTCTAACCCAAGCCTTACCAGCTCGTCTTGAATGTGGATTACAAACGGACAGTGATTACAAATGAACATAATCAGTGTCGCTCGCTTACCTCGTAAATCTTGCAAACATAAGTCTTTGCCAGACACAACGTCTGGTAAGGTGAAGTTTGGAGCATGTGTGCCTAAAGGCAACATATTTGAAGGGGTCTGTGTCATAACGTGATCTGCTTACTTTTCATTGGCTTACACATACGTAAAATAACGCGCCTGAATGTGACTCATATAACTAATGAGTTAATTAATTATTCTACACCTGTAATAAAATGTCGCTTAAATAGTAGCCTCCACCAAGGAATTAGTAATGCCCATCACTCGCGTTTTTACATCCGAATCTGTTTCTGAAGGCCATCCAGATAAGATGGCAGATCAAATATCTGATGCCATTCTAGACGCAATTCTAAAACAAGACACCAACGCTCGTGTAGCCTGCGAAACCATGGTAAAAACCGGCATGGTAGTACTTGCAGGTGAAATAACAACTTCTGCGCAAATCGAATATGAAAACATTGTACGTGACGCAGTTAATAGTATTGGTTATGACAACTCTGATGTAGGTTTTGATGGCCATAACTGTGCTGTGCTAAATGCACTTGGCAAGCAGTCTCCAGATATCGCACAAGGTGTAGATCGGAAATCCAAAGAAGAACAAGGCGCTGGCGACCAAGGCATGATGTTTGGTTACGCAAGTAACGAAACAGATGTACTCATGCCTGCACCGATTACATATTCACATAGACTAGTACAAGAACAATCTGAAGTTAGAAAATCGGGTAAATTATCCTGGTTACGCCCGGATGCAAAAAGCCAAGTCACTTTTGTTTATGAAGATGGTAAACCTACTGGCATTAATGCAGTGGTGTTGTCCACCCAGCATGACCCTGATGTAAGTCAAAAAGATTTACATGAAGCGGTAATGGAGCACATTATTAAACCGACCTTGCCTGAAAAGTGGTTATCAAAAGACACAAAGTACCACATCAATCCTACTGGTAATTTTGAAATAGGTGGGCCAGTGGGTGACTGTGGCTTAACCGGCCGTAAAATTATTGTAGATACTTACGGCGGCATGGCCCGTCACGGTGGTGGAGCGTTTTCTGGCAAAGATCCATCTAAAGTAGATCGCTCAGCAGCGTATGCTGGTCGCTACGTAGCTAAAAACATAGTCGCAGCAGGTTTAGCTGAGAGATGTGAGATACAAATTTCTTATGCAATTGGTGTAGCACAACCCACTTCGGTATCGATTGATACTTTTGGCACTGGTAAAATTGCGGATAACAAAATAGAAGATGTTGTACAAGATGTATTCGACCTTCGCCCATACGGAATCGTTACTATGCTCGACTTACTACACCCAATTTATCAATCTACAGCAGCTTATGGCCATTTTGGACGTAGTGAAGATAGTTTTCATTGGGAAAGAACTGATAAAATTTCAGAATTAAAAGACCGCGCATCATAGTTACACCACATTTACTAAATAAGTTACTTAATGCTTAAGGAGCATAATTAAATATGACTATTCAATCTGCTGAAAAAATCGACGCGGACTTTAAAGTTGCCGATATAAACGGTGCTGAATTTGGCAGAAAAGAAATTGCCATTGCTGAAACAGAAATGCCAGGCTTAATGGCACTGCGCGCAAAATACGGTAAAGAAAAACCACTAACAGGTGCGCGTATCGTTGGTTGTTTGCACATGACTATTCAAACTGCTGTGTTAATTGAAACCTTAGTTGAACTAGGTGCAGAAATTCGTTGGTCTTCTTGTAATATCTTTTCAACACAAGATCATGCGGCAGCGGCCATTGCAGCAAAAGGCATACCGGTCTTCGCATGGAAAGGCGAAACTGAAGAAGAATATGAGTGGTGTATAGAACAAACTATTACCGGACCAAATGGATGGAAGCCCAATATGATTTTGGATGATGGTGGTGACTTAACCAAAATCATGCATGAAAAATATCCTGAAATGCTTAAAGATGTAAGAGGTGTTTCTGAAGAAACCACAACGGGTGTACACCGCTTACACGAAATGGAAAAACGTGGCGAATTAAAAGTCCCTGCGTTTAATGTTAACGACTCGGTAACCAAATCTAAATTCGATAATTTATATGGCTGCCGTGAATCATTAGTAGACGGTATTAAACGTGCAACCGATGTGATGGTTGCAGGCAAGACTGCAGTTGTTTGTGGTTATGGTGATGTGGGTAAGGGTAGTGCGCAATCTCTACGCGGACTTGGCGCAACTGTTTTGATCACTGAGATTGACCCTATTTGTGCATTACAAGCTGCAATGGAAGGTTATAGCGTTGTGAGATTAGAAGATGTTATAGACAGAGCAGATATCTTCGTAACCACCACAGGTAATTTTAACGTTATTAACCATGACCATATGGTAGCGATGAAAAATCAAGCGATTGTTTGCAACATTGGCCATTTTGACAATGAAATTGATATCGCAAGCTTGAAACAGTATCAATGGGAAAATATTAAGCCACAAGTAGACCACATCATATTCCCGGATGGAAAACGTATTATTATGTTAGCCGAAGGTCGCTTAGTGAATTTAGGCTGTGGAACAGGACACCCAAGCTTTGTTATGTCTAACTCGTTCACCAA
It contains:
- a CDS encoding adenosylhomocysteinase, translating into MTIQSAEKIDADFKVADINGAEFGRKEIAIAETEMPGLMALRAKYGKEKPLTGARIVGCLHMTIQTAVLIETLVELGAEIRWSSCNIFSTQDHAAAAIAAKGIPVFAWKGETEEEYEWCIEQTITGPNGWKPNMILDDGGDLTKIMHEKYPEMLKDVRGVSEETTTGVHRLHEMEKRGELKVPAFNVNDSVTKSKFDNLYGCRESLVDGIKRATDVMVAGKTAVVCGYGDVGKGSAQSLRGLGATVLITEIDPICALQAAMEGYSVVRLEDVIDRADIFVTTTGNFNVINHDHMVAMKNQAIVCNIGHFDNEIDIASLKQYQWENIKPQVDHIIFPDGKRIIMLAEGRLVNLGCGTGHPSFVMSNSFTNQVLAQMELWGNVGTYENKVYVLPKSLDEEVARLHLEKIGVKLTKLTKEQADYISVDVNGPYKPDYYRY
- a CDS encoding methionine adenosyltransferase; the encoded protein is MPITRVFTSESVSEGHPDKMADQISDAILDAILKQDTNARVACETMVKTGMVVLAGEITTSAQIEYENIVRDAVNSIGYDNSDVGFDGHNCAVLNALGKQSPDIAQGVDRKSKEEQGAGDQGMMFGYASNETDVLMPAPITYSHRLVQEQSEVRKSGKLSWLRPDAKSQVTFVYEDGKPTGINAVVLSTQHDPDVSQKDLHEAVMEHIIKPTLPEKWLSKDTKYHINPTGNFEIGGPVGDCGLTGRKIIVDTYGGMARHGGGAFSGKDPSKVDRSAAYAGRYVAKNIVAAGLAERCEIQISYAIGVAQPTSVSIDTFGTGKIADNKIEDVVQDVFDLRPYGIVTMLDLLHPIYQSTAAYGHFGRSEDSFHWERTDKISELKDRAS
- a CDS encoding redoxin domain-containing protein is translated as MTQTPSNMLPLGTHAPNFTLPDVVSGKDLCLQDLRGKRATLIMFICNHCPFVIHIQDELVRLGLDLPLRGVSMIAISSNDVENYPEDAPEKMKLQAESLGYNFPYLYDETQDVAKSYDAACTPDFYIFDKELRCAYRGQLDDSRPGNNVPVTGVDIRHALDAITEDKEFNLQQKPSVGCNIKWK